In the genome of Desulfovibrio desulfuricans, one region contains:
- the fliR gene encoding flagellar biosynthetic protein FliR, with protein MDAFSYNPASVLSLLLTMMRVSIVMFMLPVFSTNNIPTQVKAAITIVFCLGVWPHLALSGTAMPAHPFDVAIMMMGEAVLGLVLGMAVNFLFMGIQAGGELLGFQMGFTMINFADPLTGNQTGATAFFLWMVSLLVFLSLDGHLYMIKGFVASFDLVPPGQLFVGPMVLRQVMYLASQMFVLALQIAAPVMVALFLVEVSLGLMARTSPQIPIMEFGFPIKIAVGFFFLGLLMVIMSDRIASFVQGLDGLFSNLLRAMSPMYQ; from the coding sequence ATGGACGCTTTCAGCTACAACCCGGCCAGCGTGCTCAGCCTGCTGCTCACCATGATGCGTGTGAGCATTGTCATGTTTATGCTGCCGGTGTTCTCCACCAACAACATCCCCACGCAAGTCAAGGCGGCCATAACCATTGTGTTTTGCCTTGGCGTGTGGCCTCACCTTGCCCTCAGCGGCACGGCCATGCCCGCGCATCCCTTTGACGTGGCCATCATGATGATGGGCGAGGCGGTGCTGGGGCTGGTACTGGGAATGGCCGTCAATTTTCTGTTTATGGGCATTCAGGCGGGCGGCGAGCTGCTGGGCTTTCAGATGGGCTTTACCATGATCAACTTTGCCGATCCGCTCACCGGCAACCAGACAGGCGCTACGGCCTTTTTTTTGTGGATGGTCTCGCTGCTGGTTTTTCTGAGCCTCGACGGGCACCTTTACATGATCAAGGGTTTTGTCGCCTCGTTTGATCTGGTGCCGCCGGGGCAACTCTTTGTGGGGCCCATGGTGCTGCGGCAGGTTATGTATCTGGCGTCGCAGATGTTTGTGCTGGCCCTGCAGATTGCCGCGCCGGTCATGGTGGCGCTGTTTCTGGTCGAGGTGTCGCTGGGGCTTATGGCGCGAACCTCGCCGCAGATCCCCATCATGGAATTTGGCTTTCCCATCAAGATTGCCGTGGGCTTCTTCTTTTTGGGGCTGCTCATGGTCATCATGTCCGACCGCATCGCCTCGTTTGTGCAGGGGCTGGACGGCCTGTTCAGCAACCTGCTGCGGGCCATGAGCCCCATGTACCAATAG
- the wecB gene encoding non-hydrolyzing UDP-N-acetylglucosamine 2-epimerase: MFFVGGTGGHAWRVIDFAGNWFVSTELFTAGQALMKKVLVIAGTRPEAVKMAPVIHALRDRPADFAVRLCSTGQHRQMLEQTFADFGLAPDVALNVMTGNQTLSKLSARLFEAVDALLAEAAPDVVLVQGDTTTVQVASLCAFYRGIAVGHVEAGLRTWNILSPFPEELNRRVTGLVARWHYAPTDLARQNLLLERVPEQAITVCGNTVVDALLMTLQSVRRDPPALPPRVEAAIAEGRQIVLVTGHRRESFGDGLRHICAALVEVARSMPQARIVYPVHLNPNVQGPVHELLGAVPNIFLEDPQPYRTFVRLMDSCTIILTDSGGIQEEGPSLNKPVLIMRDATERPEGVDAGVNMLVGTSAKAIVPATLDLLRHPEAIASMAARENPYGDGKAAQRIAEHLARQ, encoded by the coding sequence ATGTTTTTTGTTGGCGGCACTGGCGGTCACGCATGGCGCGTCATCGACTTTGCAGGCAACTGGTTTGTTTCCACTGAGCTTTTCACAGCCGGGCAGGCCCTTATGAAAAAAGTACTCGTCATCGCCGGAACACGCCCAGAAGCCGTAAAGATGGCTCCCGTCATCCATGCCCTGCGCGACAGGCCCGCAGATTTTGCGGTGCGGCTGTGCTCCACCGGGCAGCACCGGCAGATGCTTGAGCAGACCTTTGCCGACTTTGGCCTGGCGCCCGATGTGGCCCTCAACGTCATGACGGGCAACCAGACCCTGTCCAAACTCAGCGCGCGCCTGTTTGAAGCCGTGGATGCCCTGCTGGCCGAGGCCGCGCCCGATGTCGTGCTTGTGCAGGGCGACACCACCACAGTGCAGGTAGCCTCGCTGTGCGCGTTTTATCGTGGCATAGCGGTGGGCCATGTGGAGGCGGGGTTGCGCACCTGGAATATCCTTTCGCCCTTTCCCGAGGAGCTCAACCGCCGGGTGACCGGGCTGGTGGCCCGCTGGCACTACGCCCCCACAGACCTCGCACGGCAAAACCTGCTGCTTGAGCGTGTGCCTGAGCAGGCCATCACTGTGTGCGGCAATACGGTCGTGGACGCGCTGCTCATGACCCTGCAGTCTGTGCGGCGCGACCCCCCGGCCTTGCCGCCCAGGGTGGAGGCCGCCATAGCGGAAGGCCGACAGATTGTGCTGGTTACCGGGCACAGGCGCGAGAGTTTTGGCGACGGGCTCAGGCACATCTGCGCCGCGCTGGTGGAAGTGGCGCGGAGCATGCCGCAGGCGCGCATTGTCTACCCCGTGCACCTCAACCCCAATGTCCAGGGGCCGGTGCACGAGCTGCTTGGGGCGGTGCCCAATATTTTTCTCGAAGACCCGCAGCCCTACCGAACCTTTGTGCGCCTCATGGACAGCTGCACAATTATCCTTACAGATTCAGGCGGCATACAGGAAGAAGGCCCGTCGCTCAACAAGCCCGTGCTGATCATGCGCGACGCCACGGAGCGCCCCGAAGGCGTGGACGCGGGGGTTAACATGCTGGTGGGCACGAGCGCCAAGGCCATTGTGCCCGCAACGCTTGACCTGCTGCGGCATCCCGAAGCCATTGCCAGCATGGCAGCGCGTGAAAATCCGTATGGGGATGGCAAGGCCGCCCAGCGCATCGCCGAGCATCTGGCCCGGCAGTAG
- a CDS encoding nitroreductase family protein gives MAIPTSRTHSAAEVAVDRTVCTGCGQCVAVCKDFCLRLENGKACPVTESLFGCLGCGHCMAVCPTGAVTVRGRTLGPEHLFALPPRGSAATYDSLFGLLLQRRSVREFLPAAVPGEQIERILDAARTAPMGLPPSDVNVLVLDSLDKNRAFARDFCEHLKTMRWLTAPWFLTLMRPFWGKANDGLFRHFVRPALAAFTEAMDAGTNIVTYDAPLLMYFYASPWADPADPLVAATLAMLAGEAQGLGTCMIGSIHPLIQWGGSAARFRQRYGIRGKSREGVVVLFGHPRIHYRAGIKRSFASVTRL, from the coding sequence ATGGCCATACCCACGTCACGAACGCACAGCGCGGCGGAAGTCGCTGTTGACAGAACCGTCTGCACAGGCTGCGGCCAGTGCGTGGCCGTGTGCAAGGATTTTTGTCTGCGTCTTGAAAACGGCAAGGCCTGCCCTGTTACGGAGTCGCTGTTCGGCTGCCTGGGCTGCGGGCACTGCATGGCGGTCTGCCCCACGGGCGCGGTAACCGTGCGCGGGCGCACTCTGGGGCCGGAGCATCTCTTTGCCCTGCCGCCCAGGGGCAGCGCGGCAACGTACGACAGCCTGTTTGGCCTGCTGCTGCAGCGCAGAAGCGTGCGCGAATTCTTGCCCGCAGCCGTGCCCGGCGAGCAGATCGAGCGCATCCTTGACGCAGCCCGTACCGCGCCCATGGGCTTGCCGCCCTCGGACGTCAACGTGCTCGTACTCGACAGCCTGGATAAAAACAGGGCCTTTGCCCGTGATTTTTGCGAGCACCTCAAAACCATGCGCTGGCTTACGGCCCCCTGGTTTCTCACCCTCATGCGCCCGTTCTGGGGCAAGGCCAACGACGGACTGTTCCGCCATTTTGTGCGGCCAGCCCTGGCCGCCTTTACCGAAGCCATGGATGCAGGGACTAATATTGTTACCTATGATGCGCCCCTGCTCATGTATTTTTACGCTTCGCCCTGGGCCGACCCTGCGGATCCGCTGGTGGCGGCGACACTGGCCATGCTGGCGGGCGAGGCGCAGGGGTTGGGAACCTGCATGATAGGCTCCATCCATCCCCTGATACAGTGGGGCGGCAGCGCCGCGCGTTTTCGCCAGCGTTACGGCATACGCGGCAAAAGCCGTGAGGGCGTTGTCGTGCTGTTCGGACACCCCCGCATCCACTACCGGGCGGGCATTAAACGCAGTTTTGCCTCGGTGACGCGGCTGTAG